The nucleotide sequence TCAAGGAATACGGGTATGATGGCGATATGCCCACCGACAAACAGATGCAGGTCATCGGCAACGGGTTACTTGAATACTGGGGCGTAAGCGACGGTTTCAAGGAAGCCCTCGCCAGTACAATGGAGAACATGTTCGGTGTAAAAGCAAAAGATTAGGTCTATGGAAACGAAAGAACTTACTACCCACCAGCGTGGTGTTATTCTACGCGGCATCTGCGGCGGGGCTGCATTGAAAGACAAGTCGCCGCAAATATCTGAAAACAATACCGTCATAACCTGCGCCGGAGGGTTGGAGATTTGGGACATCTGCTGCATCAGCAGTGATGCCGAAGCCTTCGGCCTGAAACCGTCCTTCGGTTATGACGGGCACACGAGAATCACTTTCACCCCCAAAGAATAAGCGGAATGAAATCATATTACTACTTGGACTACCTGCACCGTGAAATCTTCCTTGAAGAGGAGGATATTCAGACCGTTCCGGAATCAGGCAGGGCGGACGATGCCTGTTCCGCCATTGCCGAAAAGCCGTATGTCGTGGAGCAGTTCATGGCGGACTCTTTCCGGACACTCAAAGATGTGGCCAGCCGCCTGTGCGATTCCCCTGATATTAAAAGCCGCCACGATGCGCTGATGTATATCGTGTGGAGGGTGGCACTGGACATCAAGGAGTGGCGGACTCTGAGCCATAGCGAAGCCGCCGTCAAGGTAACCCGTGAGGACGGTTTCGTGTGGCTGCTTGTATCGGCGGAAAATGCCCGGAAGCTATGGGAGGCAGACGTATTCTCCCTGTACAGGCTTTATGCCGATGATTCGGAATCCCTGATCGAAAGCGAGGCGGAGCTGGAATCGACTATCAAGGGCGGATACCAGATAGGTATCGAGGTGGGGTTCGCCTCTGTAATGGACCATGCCGCCCGGATGAAGCAACAATAAAAATCGGAAACAATCAAATAACGAAATCAAGAAGAAAGGTATGGAAACAACATTATTGACAAAGGAAAATGCCCATCGTGTGACCATGGTGCGGCGTGTGGATGCCCCGGAAAGCGAACCGGTAGCGTTTCTTTTCAGGGGAAAGAGACACGGGTATTGCAGCTATTCCCATCTTGTAGGGAATCCGGGCAAGGAAGAAATCCTCGCCCCGGCGGACTTCAAGGACTGGGAAGTTGTGGAAGTGGCGCACCCGGGCTATCTGGAAGAATATTTCAAGCAGGCGTGCAGCTCCTACAACCTCACCTCCTTCTCACCCGACGAGCGGGGTGAGTCAGACATCGCCTCGCACGAAAAGGAACTGCACGAGGATTTGCAGTCGATGCCCGAGCAGCAGCGGGAACGTTACATGGAAAACTACAAACGCTATTTCTCTGCCATGATCGCCGCCAACAGCCGTTGTGCCAGCGCGATGATTACGGGACCTGCACGCTTCAACACGGGCCGCAACGAAAAGGCCTGCAACAGCCACGCCAAGAGCGTCACGGCGTTCCGGGAATGGCGAGAACGTGCACTCGAAGCGATTCGCAAGGCTACCGAAGCGGCCAAGCCCGAAGAACAGCGTCTCGAGGAGGAGTGGCAGAAGGTCAAAGCCTTTATCGACGATGCCGCCTCGACCATTCACGGTATCGATACGGGTACGGCACGAGGCTATAGCCGGGCTCTCTTCGTCAGCAACCTCGCCGGGCGACTCTCCACCTATGTCAACCATGGCAACGTGGAAATCATCGACCGTGCCGTCGCTCGTCTGCGAGAGTGGAACGACAAAGTCAAGAAACCTGTCGTCACGGCACGCCATTCAATCTTCAAGTATCCCGAACTCGTCCGCAAGGTGCGGGAAAAGCAGCAGGAACGGGCAAGCCGTGAAAATCGTGAGATTCCGTTCGATGGCGGCAAGGTGGTCTACAACTTCGAAGAAGACCGCCTGCAAATCCTCTTCGACAAAATACCCGATACCGATATGCGTACAACCTTGAAGCGTAACGCTTTCAAGTGGGCGCCACGCAACCAGGCATGGCAGCGCCAGCTCACCCACAATGCCGAATATGCCGCCGGTCAGGTGTTGAAAATAACCATTTAATCCAGTGCCCATGAGATACATCATCGATTCACGTTATTTCGACGGGACATGCCTCACGTCGATGTCGGATGACATGCACAGCGACTACGGCGGCGAGACGCTGGAAGCACTGCGCGAAAGGGAGAAGAACCCGTACCTGGTCGCTGTATCACCGGTACGCATGACACTGCTTGTGAAGCGTTATACCCGGGCACTTTGCAAGCCCTTCCATGAAATTACGGAGGAACGTTATTACGAACTGCTGGAATGCCTGCCTCCGGCCCGCATGCAGAGCGACTGGTTCTTTGTCGGGGAACCGTATTACCGAAACCTGTACGCGCTCTGTTTCGAGTCGGACGGCAGGTATTTCCGGGCGGAACGTCCCATACGTCTTTCCAATGCGGAAATCTACCGCCAGATTCGGGAACACATGGAGAAAGTAAACCTGCATCCCGCCATCGTCAAGAAGGCTTCCTTTGTCAAATATGTCAATTGGTACAAAAAGACGGTCACCTACATACCGTACTATTTCGAGTATGGAGGTAAAATATATTTCCTGAAGAACCTCGCCACTCGGACGGGATCCGAATTTGGCGACCGCCGGGAACGGAACGAGATGGCGGCATTGCTGAGGAACCTGCGCGGAAACCGCTACGAATACTGCACTTTCTACTCCCAAAAGAAGGACATCTTCGAGTTTTTTGACTGGCTACGGAAGAACAAATACACGCTGGAAATCCAGGGCGACTTGTTCGACTTTGCGGATGACCGCTCCCACGTGGACTTTCACGGCAATGTATGCGAGTATTCGGCTGTGTTCCATTACCGCATCTATTCACGCGAGCTTTTTGGCCATATCATTAACCAGCTACGCACCGTGAAACGGTATCACGCGTGGCATAAAAGGAGGGAAATACGATGAAAATCTCAAATGAACCTACCCCATACCTCCTGCTCAAGGCAGGAACTGACAGTGCATGGGATTGCTGCGACTTTGCAATCGTGTACCTGTCAAAAGAGTGGAGACAGACACAGTCCGGCAGGCTGGAAGCCGTCAAGCCATTCAAGGATGACATCAGTTTCCAGTCTTTGAACTTTTATGACATATCGGTTGGTTTTTACCAGCCGGACGAGGACGGGATACTGGGCAGCGAGGACTTGCCGGAAGACAATAACTGGTGCTTCGTGGAACTGACCGAAACGGAACTGGAAAGGTTGGTTCCGCCGGACAATGTGCTGGTCAGCCATATCTTGGCGGTATTTGCAAACGGGGAAGCCAGATACCGGGCGTACGGCAAACATACCGACGAGCGATTCTGGACTGAAAAATTCCCTTTGCAACAGATTTTGGATATACTGGCGAGTCATGAATCTTAAAATTTCAAAGCAACTATGACAGAAATCATCAAAACGGACGGAACACGCCAACCCGTGCAGCCAGCCAATGGCTCAGACTTCACGCTGGAGGAGATGCAGGCGATTGTCGGCGGCTACATCGAACTGGTGGAACTGGACGGGAGCACGACAATGGTCGTCAACGAGGAAGGCAAACTTATCCCTCTGTCCCTCAATCTTGAAGCGAGCAGGATATTCCGTGCTCATCACCCGGCGTCGAAAGACTTCATCGTTGGGGACGTACTTGTGTGCAATAACAATCAAATCAGATAAAATTATGGATAAAGAGAAAGCAAAAGCGCTCAGCAAGACCCTCGCATGCTACAAAGAATTACAAGAGAATAACAGTGTAAACCTGATCGAGTTCCATACCGCTGACGGGCAGAAACACGGTATCGGCAACCCGGAAGCCATCAAGCTGTTGCTTTCGGTGGCCGTCATCGAACTGGAACGCCAGCTCCGGACCGCACAGTTCGGTGATATTCCGGAAAGCCTGGAGAACAGCCGCGAGTACAAGGCGGCCAAACAGCTGGAATACGCCATGAACGATTTGGGATTCAAGTCCGAACGTTTCGCCCAGGCTCTTCCTTATTTCCACAAGACACTGGAACAGACATTCTTCAGAACGGTAAAGGCTTCCATTACCGCTATGGCAGGGCGTGATTCACGCTGCATTGACGACCGCAACCGTGCTTCATACGAGATGTGTCAAATGCTGGCCTCCATGCTGGAAGATACCCGTCTGCCCTTTATCTAAATGCCATGTTCATAGACGAGAGGACACAAAACCGCCTCCATGCCGTGCCGGGAGAGAGTATCTCCCACGGCACGATGCGCACGCAGGACCTGATTCCGGCGTTCTTGGACGTTATCCGTGACACACCGGAATACGTGCAGGTGATGAATGCCATCCCCGCCCATGCCATGGAGGACAAAGAAGCAGACTGGTGGAACAGCGATGACGCGGCGGGATTGCTGGAATCGCTGTTCGACACGCTCGATAGTTACTCACCGGAGGGGTACTATTTCGGTGCTCATCTCGGTGACGGGTCCGATTACGGATTTTGGAAAATGGACAAGTGAATGTCGGAACATGGTACGGATTACAAAAGACAAGCGGCATGACATTCTCAAAGACGGGATTTGTATCGGGCAAATCTATCTTGCCCGTGCCGAAAGCAGGAAATTAAGATACTGGGCAATCTCTTGCATGAGTGGAATCGGCTTCAACACTTTCAATGAAGCCCGCAGTTATGCCAAGGATTTCCTTTAATAAAAGAATCGCATGAAAAATTGGATACAACAGATGCTTTTGTGGCGTAAAAAGACGGACAAGGGCAGAATGACACTCGGAAAGGTGCAGAAAGAGTATCGCGAGAATGACGTATGCATGGGAGAACTCCTTGATGCCCTTCCCGCCGACGGCCTTTCCATAGAGGAAGCTTTCGAGCTGGCTATCACCGCCAAGAAGTGGGCGGACGGAGACCGTTTCTACCGGAGTATCAACGATGGAGAACCGGAAGAATTGTAAGGTAAATAACAATAAACAATAATGACAAATGAGCAGATATGATTTTATAAGATTCGGCGGCTTTGTCAACTGGGCGGACGAGGACACGGACACGTTCCGGAAAATGAAAGTCTGCCTGCCGGTAAAGGAGCCTGTCGAAGATGACACGAAAATAGGACTGATTTCCACGGACGAGGACAATCCGGAAGAAATCGCGGTTTCCTATTCCGTCAGGGCAGCCGAACTCATCCCTTGGACGGACTCATTCCAGGAAGGATACTGGAAAGCCCTGATAGTGGCAGAGGCAAACGGAGCAGGCACGGACGTATTGCTGCCCATGCTCAAAGATGCCGGACTATGCCTGATGGAATGTGTCTTCCTGATGCTCCGGAGCGATGCCTGCAAACTGTTTCCGGTCCTGTGCCGGCTGTTCCCGGAAGTGGAGGAAATGTTTGAGATTATCACATGGAATGACAGGGAATATTTTGTCAGGGAACTGACGCTGTTCCGTGGAACGGGCGGGGAATACAAAACCTTGGTCTCTGTAACGGGTCTGCAAGACGTGCTGGTCGGCAAAGACGGCGCACCCATATCGGACGAGGCGGAGGCCGTGGACCGGAAAATCTGCTATTACTTCACGGACGAGGAGTTCCTGCTGCCGGAAGAGCGGCTTGTGGCCCTTGCGGAGGATGCGTGAGAAATCATAATGTATGTACAAAGACCAGAAAATGAATAAAAGAATGAACAAACAGCAAACCACTCCCGTTACCGACACTTTTAAGGGGATGCTACTTATGTCAATGGGTGTCCCTGTAGGAAACATCCGTCCCTACCGTTTGAAGTCGGCACCTTCCTGCCTCGGCGGTTTCGAGCGCATGAGCGTAGCGGCAGCACGAGCCTTGGGAATGGATATCCCGGAGACGGAGAAAGAGAACGATGAAGTTTACATATGCCGCTTGGGACCCGCCGTTTTCCATAAATGGATGCCTGTCTGGATGTTCGAAACCGCTTTCGAACCGGTTCCCGAGCAGAGACGCGGTGACCGCATCCGAACACTTACGGAAGAGATGAACAACCATCACGTGGCGGAGAAA is from Barnesiella intestinihominis YIT 11860 and encodes:
- a CDS encoding DUF3846 domain-containing protein; amino-acid sequence: MTEIIKTDGTRQPVQPANGSDFTLEEMQAIVGGYIELVELDGSTTMVVNEEGKLIPLSLNLEASRIFRAHHPASKDFIVGDVLVCNNNQIR